The genomic region TACCTCGCCAGGATAAAGCACCGGTGGTAATTGATTTGGCGACTAGTGTTGTCGCCCGGGGGAAAATCATTTCGGCTGCAAAGCAGGGCGGGCTATTGCCGGAAGGCTGGGCATTGGACAAAGAGGGGCGACCGACCACCAATGCACAGGAGGCGTTGGCGGGAATGATTTTACCAATGGCCGGTCCGAAGGGATACGCGCTGGCTATGGCAATTGATCATTTATGTGGTGTATTTACCGGAGCCGGCTTTGGCCGGGAGGTTGCTTCCTATCAAAACGGGCAGAATCAGGCGAATGTAGGGCATCTGTTTATTGTTATAAAGGCCGATGCGTTTACTACTGGCTTGCCGGAGTATTATGAACGCACCGAAAGATTCTGCCGGGAGATTAAGGCGGTAGGAAAAGCTGCCGGGGTGAGTGAAATCTATTTGCCTGGCGAACGTGAGCAACAGACGGAACAAACTTTGCTGAAGCAGGGAATTGAAATTTCTGACGGACTGCTGGAGGAGTTAAAAACTATTTCCCGCGAATATGGTGTTCCTTTACGCGAGGCATAAACTTGGCAGTCGTTTAGTTAGTCAGCCTAGCCGATTGGTGTATCCTGCGGCGGATTTGCCGGATACGGGTACTACACAAGAAAGAGTAGTGTAGTGTGCCGGTCGTTCTATAGAAGAATTTAAGCATTTATGTGTAGTGGCACGCAATTTGCAATAGATATAGGCAGTTGCCAACCATAGGGGGTGTAAAAAAGGTGAAAGAAAAAATTGTTATTGGTTCCAGAGCACGGTCAAGGGCACCAGCTATGCTTGAACTACTGGAGCAACAGGGCTATGAGCTGATCCTCAATCCCTTTGACAGAACATTGACTGAAGAAGAGCTAATCGAACGAATAAAAGGGGCCAGCGGCATGGTCGCTGGCAGTGATAAGGTAACAAAAAAAGTTTTGGAGGCAGGTTTTCCTACTTTGAAGGTTATCGCCAAACAAGGCGTTGGCTACAATACGATTGATGTGAACACCGCCAAAGCGCTGGGAATTGCCGTGACGATTACACCGGGCGCAAACAGCGGATCAGTGGCAGATTTAACCTTAGGACTGATGCTGGCGGCGGCGAGAAACATTCCGGCAATGGACAGGGCTATTCGTAATGGTTCCTGGTATCGGCATACGGGTATTGAGCTTGCTGGCAAGGTCCTGGGACTTGTCGGCATGGGGCATATTGGTGGTGAGGTTGCCAAGCGGGCCGCTGCCTTTGGGATGAAAATTCTTGCCTATGATGTATGTCCCAGACAGGACTTTAGCGAGAGGTATCAGGTACGGTATACCGGGCTTGATGAGCTTTTCAGCCAAGCCGATTTTGTTTCGCTCCATGCACCGGCGATTGCTTCGACAATCGGTATGGTTAACCGCGAAAGATTAAGTATGATGAAACCGGCAGCTTTTCTGATTAACGCAGCCCGTGGTGAGCTGGTTGTGGAAGCTGATTTATATGAGGCTTTGAAAAACCGGCGCATTGCGGGAGCTGCCCTGGATGTCTACGCGCAGGAACCACCGCAAAAATCAGAACTGATGGAGTTAGAGAATATCACCTTTACTGCTCATGCCGGTGCATATACGCAGGAAGCTATTGTCGGAGCCGGAGTGATGGCGGCCGAAGAGGTCATTCGTGTGTTATCCGGTCAGGGCCCTCAATTTAATGTAGCAAAATAAAAAGGAGAGCAATTATGAGGACAAAATACGAAAATTTAAAGACGATCATGGAAAGCGGCATGGTGCTTATTATACGGACCGATTCGGCGGAAGAGGCTAAACAGGTCGCTCAGGCCGCAGTCGAAGGCGGGGTGAAAGCCCTTGAAATTACGATGAGTTGTGCCAACGCGGTGGGGGTAATTTCTTATTTAGCTGAGAAATATGCCGATACCGATGTTGTGGTTGGTGCCGGGACTATTTTGGATGCGGAAACGGCCAATACGGTCATGCTTGCCGGCGCCAGACTACTGGTCAGCCCCAATTTGAATCCTAAAATGCTGGAAATTGCGAATCGCTATCAGGCTGTTACCATTTCCGGAGCATTGACACCGACAGAAATTTTAAATACAGTAAACAGCGGTGCAGATCTTGTAAAATTGTTCCCTGCCGAGTTTATGGGCCCTAACTATGTAAAAACAGTAAAAGCACCGTTGCCGCAGGCGGCTATTGTTCCGACCGGCGGAGTCACACCGGATAACGTAAAAGATTGGTTTGCGGCGGGCTGCGCGGCCTTAGGGGTTGGCAGTTATATTTCCAAAGCGCATAAAAAAGACGGTGATTATGCAAAGGTTACTACCGCTGCTCAAGAATTTGTTAAAGCAATTGCCACGGCAAGAGCAGAATGAGATTGGGGGATAGGTAAAGTGAGTACACAGGAAGGAAAGATGCCGGGAATTATCGTTGTTACACATGGAACCTTTGGCATGGAACTTATAAAAAGTGCGGAAATGATTATTGGAGCACAGGAAAATGTAAAGGTGGTGTCTTTGCTTCCGGGAGTCGATCTAACAGAGTATTTGGCTGAAGTAAGGGCCGTGCTAAAAGAGATGCCGGAAGAATCACTCATTATGTGTGACTTGTTTGGCGGAACACCGTGCAATGTTGCTGCAGCGATTATGACGGAAATGAAAATTAGTGCGGTTACCGGGCTCAATTTGGGAATGATCATAGAGGCTTGTACTTTACGGGCCTCCCTGCGTGGAGCGGGACTGGCCGCGGCTGTGGTTGATGCTGGAAAGACAGGCTGTAAAAATATTGCTGAAGAAATGAACTTAATAAATAATTGAAACTAAAGAGGTGGCTGGTATGGCAAAAGTATCATTAATTCGGGTTGATTACCGGTTAATTCATGGACAGGTCGTGGCGAGATGGTTGAAAGAGACGCAGGCGACTAAAATTATCATTGTAAATGATGTACTGGCAAAAGACCGTACGATGGGGAATATATACCGGATGGCAACTCCCGCTGGAGTCCGCTGTGCTATTGTAAGCGTAGGACATTTTGTCTCCTCCTGGAAAGAGACGCAATTGGGGGAAGGCAATGCCATGGTGCTGTTTAAGGATATTGCCACTACGTATCGTGCCTGGAAGGAAGGCTTTGAATTTGGCGATTTGCAAATCGGCGGTCTGGGGGCTGGTCCGGGCCGGAAGATTGTATATCAAAATATTACCCTGGATCAAGAGGATTTTGCCATGCTGCAGGAAATGACCCCTGACCTGCATATCTTTTTTCAGGCTACACCGGAAGATAGCAAGAAGGATTATCAGGCAGTGGCACCAACTATCAGTTTTTGATAAAGAAAAGCGTTTAGGAGGGGAAGCGTTGTGTTACAAGCACTTATGGTTGCCTTATTAGGGTGGATTCAATGCTCATCGATGCCGCCGGCTTGGTGGCTGGTCAGAGAGCCAATTATGACAGGTTTGTGGGTTGGCTTGATTTATGGTAAACCGGTGGAAGGAATCATCATTGGCGCGGCCATTAATGTGGCGTTCTTGGGCTGGAATAGCACAGGCGGAGCCAATCCGTCGGACTTATACTCAGCAGGACTCTTGGGAACTGCTATTGCCATTCAGGGAAATCTGACGACCGAACAGGCTGTTGTTATCGCCATATCGTTGGGGGTAATCGGCAATTATGCGTGGATTCTGTTTATGTCGCTCAACTCGGTGATCCCGTCATTGCAGGATAAGTGCGCCGAGCAGGGAGATATTAGAAAACTAATCTTTTTACAAATTGTGCCGTCCCAGTTGGTGGTTATTTTAGTTAGAGCTATTCCGGCCTATTTGGCAGTTTACTATGGACCGCCGATTATTGAAAGCTTGCTGGCTTCGGTTCCGGACTGGGGTGTCGCCGGTTTCAATGCGGTAGGTAAAGTGTTGCCAGCCCTTGGGATTGCGATGCTGCTAAAATATATGGGCAGAAAAGAACTGCTGGTGTTCTTTGGAATAGGCTTTGCGGTTAGTGCCTTTGGCGGAATGAATAATCTTTTGTTTGCCGCTATCTTAGGGGCAGGT from Propionispora vibrioides harbors:
- a CDS encoding PTS mannose/fructose/sorbose/N-acetylgalactosamine transporter subunit IIC, producing MLQALMVALLGWIQCSSMPPAWWLVREPIMTGLWVGLIYGKPVEGIIIGAAINVAFLGWNSTGGANPSDLYSAGLLGTAIAIQGNLTTEQAVVIAISLGVIGNYAWILFMSLNSVIPSLQDKCAEQGDIRKLIFLQIVPSQLVVILVRAIPAYLAVYYGPPIIESLLASVPDWGVAGFNAVGKVLPALGIAMLLKYMGRKELLVFFGIGFAVSAFGGMNNLLFAAILGAGMGYIYISLQPKEAVASAVAPSQASVRESSLYEGEDEI
- a CDS encoding Ldh family oxidoreductase; the protein is MGEKKSFFAEELHRFMVQVLDKAGIAGQDSEIVADNLLRADLWGIGTHGISRFPRYLMRLQNGTINSHPAITIKNIFPAVLAVDGDNGLGSIVGFQALEAAMAGADKQGLCLAGVKGSNHFGAAGFYCELAAKRNYITIVLTNALAAIPPWGGKEAYLGTNPIAIGLPRQDKAPVVIDLATSVVARGKIISAAKQGGLLPEGWALDKEGRPTTNAQEALAGMILPMAGPKGYALAMAIDHLCGVFTGAGFGREVASYQNGQNQANVGHLFIVIKADAFTTGLPEYYERTERFCREIKAVGKAAGVSEIYLPGEREQQTEQTLLKQGIEISDGLLEELKTISREYGVPLREA
- a CDS encoding PTS sugar transporter subunit IIB; translated protein: MAKVSLIRVDYRLIHGQVVARWLKETQATKIIIVNDVLAKDRTMGNIYRMATPAGVRCAIVSVGHFVSSWKETQLGEGNAMVLFKDIATTYRAWKEGFEFGDLQIGGLGAGPGRKIVYQNITLDQEDFAMLQEMTPDLHIFFQATPEDSKKDYQAVAPTISF
- a CDS encoding PTS sugar transporter subunit IIA, which codes for MSTQEGKMPGIIVVTHGTFGMELIKSAEMIIGAQENVKVVSLLPGVDLTEYLAEVRAVLKEMPEESLIMCDLFGGTPCNVAAAIMTEMKISAVTGLNLGMIIEACTLRASLRGAGLAAAVVDAGKTGCKNIAEEMNLINN
- the eda gene encoding bifunctional 4-hydroxy-2-oxoglutarate aldolase/2-dehydro-3-deoxy-phosphogluconate aldolase → MRTKYENLKTIMESGMVLIIRTDSAEEAKQVAQAAVEGGVKALEITMSCANAVGVISYLAEKYADTDVVVGAGTILDAETANTVMLAGARLLVSPNLNPKMLEIANRYQAVTISGALTPTEILNTVNSGADLVKLFPAEFMGPNYVKTVKAPLPQAAIVPTGGVTPDNVKDWFAAGCAALGVGSYISKAHKKDGDYAKVTTAAQEFVKAIATARAE
- a CDS encoding phosphoglycerate dehydrogenase, whose translation is MKEKIVIGSRARSRAPAMLELLEQQGYELILNPFDRTLTEEELIERIKGASGMVAGSDKVTKKVLEAGFPTLKVIAKQGVGYNTIDVNTAKALGIAVTITPGANSGSVADLTLGLMLAAARNIPAMDRAIRNGSWYRHTGIELAGKVLGLVGMGHIGGEVAKRAAAFGMKILAYDVCPRQDFSERYQVRYTGLDELFSQADFVSLHAPAIASTIGMVNRERLSMMKPAAFLINAARGELVVEADLYEALKNRRIAGAALDVYAQEPPQKSELMELENITFTAHAGAYTQEAIVGAGVMAAEEVIRVLSGQGPQFNVAK